From the genome of Eucalyptus grandis isolate ANBG69807.140 chromosome 2, ASM1654582v1, whole genome shotgun sequence, one region includes:
- the LOC104435469 gene encoding LEAF RUST 10 DISEASE-RESISTANCE LOCUS RECEPTOR-LIKE PROTEIN KINASE-like 1.2 isoform X1, whose product MVMVLCCAHAQVLLHMGLHILLIAMLAEPNNLSQYQPCEPMKCGSGGIPEIRYPFYIPGKGKDFCGCPGFEINCQGTKTMYGHYSVERISYEEQSIHLANQYDMDASCFTPRPSTFDPMNPFLGHSYSFHPRLRFFYNCTDSFSFHYPKVPVNCSSKPMKNSFVALIHPNDAYYQEGGACQSSVEVPVELKEGLSKQTIGDVDYKELLKEGFVLKWDLLPEKSGNSCQQSKGRCGPSDKQHFRCYCPDGTRHDKDCDSSNSGKRGLWLKIGLGTGIGSLVIGLLSYLIHLKRQNASLTFHLRNTSSCPNSNSDMGERSVHFEVPIFTSSELVKATINFSASNELGDGGFGTVYYGKLQNGQEVAVKRLNKHKHLRVKQFMNEVKILTRLRHKNLVLLYGCTSHHSHELLLVYEYVSNGTVADHIHGRKAKLTMLPWHARMRIAIETATALAYLHASDIIHCDVKTNNILLDKNFSVKVADFGLSRLIPNDVSHISTAPQGTPGYVDPEYHQSYQLTEKSDVYSFGVVLIELISSKTAVDVSRARHEINLANWAVNKIQKCAFGELLDHTLGFDLDDEIYRMTTSVAELAFRCLQQDREMRPSMDEVLKELKAIASGDKAADEFFDVDEDENVLASPPDYDDVQLLKNMQLTRSPVSVTQKWYSSSSCSAPSVQV is encoded by the exons ATGGTCATGGTTCTATGCTGTGCTCATGCGCAAGTGCTACTTCACATGGGGTTGCACATCTTGCTCATTGCCATGTTAGCTGAGCCAAATAACTTATCACAGTATCAACCTTGCGAACCCATGAAATGTGGCAGTGGCGGAATCCCAGAAATAAGGTATCCCTTTTACATTCCTGGAAAAGgtaaagatttttgtggttgTCCAGGGTTTGAGATCAACTGTCAAGGAACAAAAACTATGTATGGTCACTATTCAGTTGAAAGAATCTCCTATGAAGAACAATCCATTCATTTGGCGAATCAGTACGATATGGATGCTTCCTGCTTCACTCCTCGTCCCTCCACTTTCGATCCCATGAACCCGTTTTTAGGTCACAGCTACTCCTTTCATCCAAGACTCCGGTTCTTCTATAATTGCACagattccttttcttttcactacCCAAAAGTCCCAGTAAATTGTTCCTCTAAACCCATGAAAAACTCCTTCGTTGCATTAATACATCCAAATGATGCCTACTATCAAGAAGGTGGAGCCTGCCAATCGTCTGTGGAAGTACCAGTAGAACTGAAGGAAGGGTTGTCGAAACAAACAATAGGTGATGTTGACTACAAGGAGTTGTTGAAGGAAGGGTTCGTCTTAAAATGGGATTTATTACCTGAAAAGAGTGGTAATAGTTGTCAACAAAGTAAAGGCCGATGTGGACCGTCAGACAAGCAACATTTCCGGTGTTACTGCCCTGATGGAACTCGCCACGACAAGGACTGCGATAGCAGCAACAGCG GAAAAAGAGGCTTGTGGTTGAAGATAGGGCTCG GTACCGGAATTGGAAGCTTGGTCATTGGCCTTTTGTCCTATCTGATCCACCTGAAAAGACAAAATGCTTCTCTCACGTTCCATTTAAGAAACACCAGTTCATGTCCTAATTCAAATTCGGACATGGGAGAGAGAAGTGTCCACTTTGAGGTCCCCATTTTCACTAGTTCTGAACTCGTAAAAGCCACGATTAACTTCTCAGCTTCCAATGAACTTGGGGATGGCGGTTTCGGAACTGTTTACTATG GAAAACTCCAAAACGGACAGGAAGTAGCGGTCAAGCGCCTAAACAAGCACAAGCACCTGAGGGTGAAGCAGTTCATGAATGAAGTAAAGATTCTCACCCGCTTGCGCCACAAAAACCTCGTCTTGCTTTACGGTTGCACATCCCACCACAGCCATGAACTTCTACTCGTCTATGAGTATGTCTCCAATGGCACTGTGGCTGATCATATCCACGGAAGAAAAGCAAAACTCACCATGTTGCCTTGGCATGCCCGTATGAGGATTGCCATAGAGACCGCCACTGCATTAGCTTACCTCCATGCTTCTGACATTATACACTGTGATGTGAAGACTAATAACATCCTTCTCGACAAGAATTTTAGTGTTAAAGTTGCAGATTTCGGGCTTTCCAGGCTGATCCCTAATGATGTCAGTCATATCTCAACAGCTCCTCAAGGAACTCCTGGTTACGTGGACCCCGAGTATCATCAATCCTACCAACTTACTGAGAAAAGCGATGTTTATAGCTTTGGAGTCGTTCTGATTGAGCTTATATCATCCAAGACAGCCGTGGATGTAAGCAGGGCAAGGCATGAGattaatttggccaattggGCTGTCAACAAGATTCAGAAATGCGCATTTGGTGAACTGCTCGACCATACTCTAGGATTTGATTTAGATGACGAAATTTATAGGATGACAACTTCAGTGGCTGAGCTGGCGTTCCGGTGCTTGCAACAGGACAGGGAGATGAGGCCTTCAATGGACGAGGttttgaaggaactgaaggcaATTGCGAGTGGCGACAAAGCTGCGGATGAATTTTTTGATGTTGACGAGGATGAAAATGTCCTAGCATCTCCCCCGGATTATGACGATGTCCAGCTATTGAAGAATATGCAACTGACACGTTCTCCTGTTTCTGTGACTCAAAAATGGTATAGCAGCAGCAGTTGTTCCGCTCCCAGCGTTCaagtttaa
- the LOC104435469 gene encoding LEAF RUST 10 DISEASE-RESISTANCE LOCUS RECEPTOR-LIKE PROTEIN KINASE-like 1.2 isoform X2: MVMVLCCAHAQVLLHMGLHILLIAMLAEPNNLSQYQPCEPMKCGSGGIPEIRYPFYIPGKGKDFCGCPGFEINCQGTKTMYGHYSVERISYEEQSIHLANQYDMDASCFTPRPSTFDPMNPFLGHSYSFHPRLRFFYNCTDSFSFHYPKVPVNCSSKPMKNSFVALIHPNDAYYQEGGACQSSVEVPVELKEGLSKQTIGDVDYKELLKEGFVLKWDLLPEKSGNSCQQSKGRCGPSDKQHFRCYCPDGTRHDKDCDSSNSGTGIGSLVIGLLSYLIHLKRQNASLTFHLRNTSSCPNSNSDMGERSVHFEVPIFTSSELVKATINFSASNELGDGGFGTVYYGKLQNGQEVAVKRLNKHKHLRVKQFMNEVKILTRLRHKNLVLLYGCTSHHSHELLLVYEYVSNGTVADHIHGRKAKLTMLPWHARMRIAIETATALAYLHASDIIHCDVKTNNILLDKNFSVKVADFGLSRLIPNDVSHISTAPQGTPGYVDPEYHQSYQLTEKSDVYSFGVVLIELISSKTAVDVSRARHEINLANWAVNKIQKCAFGELLDHTLGFDLDDEIYRMTTSVAELAFRCLQQDREMRPSMDEVLKELKAIASGDKAADEFFDVDEDENVLASPPDYDDVQLLKNMQLTRSPVSVTQKWYSSSSCSAPSVQV, encoded by the exons ATGGTCATGGTTCTATGCTGTGCTCATGCGCAAGTGCTACTTCACATGGGGTTGCACATCTTGCTCATTGCCATGTTAGCTGAGCCAAATAACTTATCACAGTATCAACCTTGCGAACCCATGAAATGTGGCAGTGGCGGAATCCCAGAAATAAGGTATCCCTTTTACATTCCTGGAAAAGgtaaagatttttgtggttgTCCAGGGTTTGAGATCAACTGTCAAGGAACAAAAACTATGTATGGTCACTATTCAGTTGAAAGAATCTCCTATGAAGAACAATCCATTCATTTGGCGAATCAGTACGATATGGATGCTTCCTGCTTCACTCCTCGTCCCTCCACTTTCGATCCCATGAACCCGTTTTTAGGTCACAGCTACTCCTTTCATCCAAGACTCCGGTTCTTCTATAATTGCACagattccttttcttttcactacCCAAAAGTCCCAGTAAATTGTTCCTCTAAACCCATGAAAAACTCCTTCGTTGCATTAATACATCCAAATGATGCCTACTATCAAGAAGGTGGAGCCTGCCAATCGTCTGTGGAAGTACCAGTAGAACTGAAGGAAGGGTTGTCGAAACAAACAATAGGTGATGTTGACTACAAGGAGTTGTTGAAGGAAGGGTTCGTCTTAAAATGGGATTTATTACCTGAAAAGAGTGGTAATAGTTGTCAACAAAGTAAAGGCCGATGTGGACCGTCAGACAAGCAACATTTCCGGTGTTACTGCCCTGATGGAACTCGCCACGACAAGGACTGCGATAGCAGCAACAGCG GTACCGGAATTGGAAGCTTGGTCATTGGCCTTTTGTCCTATCTGATCCACCTGAAAAGACAAAATGCTTCTCTCACGTTCCATTTAAGAAACACCAGTTCATGTCCTAATTCAAATTCGGACATGGGAGAGAGAAGTGTCCACTTTGAGGTCCCCATTTTCACTAGTTCTGAACTCGTAAAAGCCACGATTAACTTCTCAGCTTCCAATGAACTTGGGGATGGCGGTTTCGGAACTGTTTACTATG GAAAACTCCAAAACGGACAGGAAGTAGCGGTCAAGCGCCTAAACAAGCACAAGCACCTGAGGGTGAAGCAGTTCATGAATGAAGTAAAGATTCTCACCCGCTTGCGCCACAAAAACCTCGTCTTGCTTTACGGTTGCACATCCCACCACAGCCATGAACTTCTACTCGTCTATGAGTATGTCTCCAATGGCACTGTGGCTGATCATATCCACGGAAGAAAAGCAAAACTCACCATGTTGCCTTGGCATGCCCGTATGAGGATTGCCATAGAGACCGCCACTGCATTAGCTTACCTCCATGCTTCTGACATTATACACTGTGATGTGAAGACTAATAACATCCTTCTCGACAAGAATTTTAGTGTTAAAGTTGCAGATTTCGGGCTTTCCAGGCTGATCCCTAATGATGTCAGTCATATCTCAACAGCTCCTCAAGGAACTCCTGGTTACGTGGACCCCGAGTATCATCAATCCTACCAACTTACTGAGAAAAGCGATGTTTATAGCTTTGGAGTCGTTCTGATTGAGCTTATATCATCCAAGACAGCCGTGGATGTAAGCAGGGCAAGGCATGAGattaatttggccaattggGCTGTCAACAAGATTCAGAAATGCGCATTTGGTGAACTGCTCGACCATACTCTAGGATTTGATTTAGATGACGAAATTTATAGGATGACAACTTCAGTGGCTGAGCTGGCGTTCCGGTGCTTGCAACAGGACAGGGAGATGAGGCCTTCAATGGACGAGGttttgaaggaactgaaggcaATTGCGAGTGGCGACAAAGCTGCGGATGAATTTTTTGATGTTGACGAGGATGAAAATGTCCTAGCATCTCCCCCGGATTATGACGATGTCCAGCTATTGAAGAATATGCAACTGACACGTTCTCCTGTTTCTGTGACTCAAAAATGGTATAGCAGCAGCAGTTGTTCCGCTCCCAGCGTTCaagtttaa